A stretch of DNA from Ricinus communis isolate WT05 ecotype wild-type chromosome 4, ASM1957865v1, whole genome shotgun sequence:
TAGCTATATAATCAAGTGGTTATGGATGTAGtgaaataattatgaattcaCGTAGAATTAAATACTTAACTATAATTCAAGTGgtaaattcatttatttattaaaacaaaatttttgCATTTAAATCTTTTCATCTACGTTAATGGTCACATTCATGAGTATATAAAGAGATTAATAATATACTCCATTTTGGTAgtacataattataaaatttttaagtaataaaaaacaaataaaaatattcgaTGTATATGAAATAGCTGATAgttatgtatttaatataCTATAGATGCAActgcatatttttatatttatactgaGCGCATaagctaaaaaatataaattaagaaaattgagcacctaaaaataatttagggaacaaaattttttctattaaagagtagaaattttaaagattagtttttttctttccatatttttgcaacataataaataaattcttagaCTCTGATAAGGATGGTAACTGATAGAGCACCCACCCGTTTAAAGATATTAGAATCTGAACCAGATTGAAATTTACATATCTAAATCCGTTCCAAATTcgattaaaaattatctttattagtttaacCCGCTTTAAATCGGCGTAATATCCAAATCCGAATAAAATtcgtttaaattaaataattaataaatatatttatggatatataaataagtataGGATATCCTAtccatttatataaatatttaaataattaaaactgaatccgtttataataaaaattctaaaatatattaacaaaaatcaatataaataaaaatataaatataattaactttaaatatttaatatattaatatttaaaataataaaatttaaaataatattctaaataataaaaatataatataataataataattttaatattaatcgaAGGTATTCGTGGATTCAAATCCAAATTCGATACGaacagtaaaattaaattttaaatttatttattattatccaAATCCGTCGTATTAGAATTCGATCAGTTGAGTATCCGAAAACATCCGTCCGACTACTGCCTTCCGTACTGATTAGTGGATTGTaacattttcaaaataaaaaatgtatttacttaaaagaaactaatactgTCATGTTTTGATCAATTTTCGATACCGGCTAAATTCGATAAAAACTTGTGCAAATTCTTTTACgcaatttgaaaaaaataaaaatcaaaggtAATTAAATATTACCGGGGAACAAATTCGAACTGGTGTGTTCAGCCAGATACTTTACCACTGAGCTACGAGACCTCTTATGCTCGTTAACAGAAAACACAAAAACACTGATTAACGCAAAACCTAACCATCTGTGGCTCTCTCCTTATTTTCCCGCCTCTCCTCGCGCACATAGCAACGAAGAAGAATCAACCGCtgcaaataacaaaaagatgGCGGAGACACAGCACGGCATCAAATACGCCACTCACATCATCACCAATCACTTTGGCAATCTCGTCGCTGTAACTCTCCCTATCCAATAATTTCATACTATTGTCTTACATTCATTATtacttatcttttcttttttctctttgacACTTGAACAGAAAGTATGTCAATGTCTACTCCGCAAAGGACCTCTAACTGTGCAAAAAGTAGTTGAATTCACGGAGCTAAACCAGACGCAAGTGAAGAACAGTTTACTCGTCTTAATCCAACACAATTGCGTTCAAGCTTACCGTTCTGGAGATGACCTAAAACTAACTACTCATTACATCGCTTTGTTTGATAACATTCTTCATCGTGTTAGATTTTCTAAATTCTTGGCCATTATCTCACAGGATTTCCATAAATCGGTTAGTTATTTTGGCATCTCAGTTCTGCAGACTTTATTTGTGAATTTCTCTTCATCAAATTGGATTGTTAATTTTTggtgcttttttttttgtgctaTTTTCAGTGTGTCGATATTGTTGAGGGTTTACTTGAACACGGTAGGCTTACTGTGAAGCAAATTGTTGATAGAGCCAACTCAAGTCAAAAGGAAGGCAAGTCCCTTTAAAGTATTGCATATCTTGCATTTTAGGTTTTGAAAGGAGTAACATTCATCTCTTAGTgctaaatttttaaacttcGCAAAAAGTTTTTTTCCGTATTTGAATCATTTACTTAAATTTCAAACGCGCATgtcatttttatcaaatttaatttaaaataatatgtaccaatttttattttttcccaCAGGAAATAGTATAGGCCTCGATTCTGTAAAAGAAAACCTTTGTAAACTTGTAAATGGACGTTACATTGAGCACTGCCCTGCCTCAGAACCGGTTCTTGCACCACCTACTGAAGAAGAGGATCGTGCGAAGAAGCGAAGTGCTAAGTCTGCTAAGGTCATTGTTCATttccataaaatatattaggaatttcttatttgttttatataatCAGAAATGACAACTTCTCAGTCTTGGAAATCAGCAACATATAGATTCTGTTGTATTTGGGATTCTAAATATGAAGAGGCTTGACTTTTGTTTCGTTTTCTGTTATTTGGTCAATACACCGCCTTATGAGGGGTAGGCTAGGAGTTGAGATTCAATCACTCTGGAGATTGTACTTTACATGCTGTCACATCAGAAAGAGAAATAGATAAAGAACTAGTGTGGCTATTTCATATACTCTACGGAAGCTAATTTATGTTGTGTTATGGTCAAATTTGTCTCTCCACAAATGAAAATGGAATTTGTTACTTTTGATAAAGGTTAGAGAAGATCTATGCCACAATTGATTTGTCATTTGGCTATGCCacaattgatttattaattggCTATTTTGTAGGTCTATAGGACCTTTACCTTCGGAAAATGAACCTTTAGGTTCTTTGGTGTGAATTTATTGCAACTTGCCTGTTAGCGGTGGAATTATGACATCTGCATACAGAATTGTGTGTTATGAAGTAATTCTCATTCACTTATAAGCTGTCTTTTACTAACACTTGCAGATAGTCATAGAATCAGAAACCTTAGAACAACGTGTTCTAGCAGTAGCTGTACCTATGGATGCAAAAAGATTTTCAGTTGATCTAGATACTGAGCTAAAAGATGATGCAGAAAACGATCAGAATAAATCATCTGACAAACATGTTGGAGACAAGGTTGTTAATGATTCATTTGTTTGAATTATAAAGCCTACTCACGTCCTAATCTTCTCCTTCCTACTTTTATAGCGCAAGCTTGACGCTTCAGAGCCTAATATAGATGGAGAGGTCGCAGAAGATCAAGTAGTTCTTTGGCGTGCCAATTTTGAGGAATTTATTCGTAGGCTTAGGCATAAGGTTGGTTTCGCTTATGATTTTCATCTCATTGCACTTGTATATTCAAACAAATGGGAGCGTAATTTCTCCAATTAGTTTGGTAAGTAAatgaaaaactaaatataaaaatttaattctctCGTTGCTGATActgttgttttctttctgATGCTGTCGGTAGTCTCATGAATCGTGATCAAGGGAAATGTCTATGGTCTTAACTTTGTAAAGTAAAAGACAGGAAAATTGCTGATCTCTTCAGCTTCTGGACAGGGCTGTTTGTCTTTCTTGCTATTTCAACTGTCCATAAAACTTGTTTTGTGGAGAGAAATTGGGTTGAATGGAGAATAAATATTAGTCTGCAGTCTCATAAAGTCACACATGCAATCATCTAAACTATTTTCCTTTATCTTCACTAGGCCAGTTTACTGAAGGTGAAAGTGTTAGCTTTCGTAATTCAGAATCTTTTCTTAGACAAAGTTTAAGATGGTAAAATGACATGGCCCAAGGTGTTGGAGGAAAGGGTTCGTCTTTGTCGTATAAAAGTTTGTGAAACTGCTTAACTATTCctcttattccttaatatGCTCTCAAATGTATGTCAACTGAATTTGACTGTCTTGCATACTAGGCTTGCATTGAGAATGTTAGAGGACGGCTAGATGATGGAGCAGCCATTGTCTTAAGCGCAATGCTAGATGCATCTAGAACTGAAGAGAAGAAAGTGAAAACAGCAAGTTCAGGTGACAAGATTCTTAGATGACTGCTCAGTTGCTTTATGACAAGATCTCCTTGATGATTTCTAAATTGTTTTTGTTAGTCTAGATATATTCCCAAATATATGAGCAAGCAAATctcttatataaatttatatggaGGATTGCGGAATGGTTTCTGTAAATAGATGTTGTAACCGATTCCTGTGTCTAGATATGAGAAAGGAAAACAACTGTTATGTTAGAATTGTTGAGTTATGCAAAAGACATAAATTTCCATTTTGACTTAATGATGGATCACAGGCTGGTGAAGAGGCCAAACTATGTTTTATCTTAGCTCACCATGTTCCATCTTTCCAAAGCAGCTCAAGTCTAAACCAATATAGGGTTCAGAGTGTATACCTTAAATCAGCAGTTTACTTAACCGGTTTttgtgaaatatatattttttagttaataggGGAAAATGATCTGCTTGTAGGAGATGAGCTTGATATATTATGAGTGAAGATTGGGCACTCTGCTGCTTCATTTTTACACCGTCAACTGTCATTTTTCATGAAACTGCTCttactttttacttatgttaCTTGTCTGACTGTATTATGTTCTGCAGTTCCATTGTCGTTGAATTCCATTTATGAAGAGGTAATCAAAAATGAAAACGGTCGAAACATGACCATTGATCATATTGAATCTGCCCTTGGTCAGTTGGGTTCTCCTCCACCATTTGTAAAGGCGGTTGAAGATTTATATACTATAGGTACCATCTCTCCTTTTCTCATTCCAGTTTCCATCTTCTGGTTCGGATGATTATATTCCTTGGTATATGGTGACACAATTCTACTTGCAATGCAGATTTTAAGCATATTATTGAAGCAGCTCAGAGTGATGAGGTCTGTTTGATTTATGCATTTTCCCAAAATTAGGAGCACTGGTGTTTCATTCTCTTAAAAAGATTCTGATTACATTTCTTATGCCGCAGGTGGAGTCAATTGTGTTGAAAAGATATGGGAGGGATGCTTATAGAATTTTCAGGTTACTGTCAAAGGCTAGTCGCCTACTTGAAACTGACAAGGTAACGACTTTGAGTCCAATGTGTTTTCCATTAGTTCCCATTTGAAACTCTAACATAATAATCATGTCCAGTGTGCCATAGTTCATGTGATGGAGATAATGCTTAACTGCTAATGCATGAGACCTTTTTAGTGAAGAGAGGGGGGCAGGTactttattgaaaaaaaaattatcgtCATTTTCCCTTATTTCTGAATCTATCATCAGAGCAAGTGGCTGAGAAAGCGCATCTTCTCTCCTGCATGTTGCTTGGATCGAATCACCCAAACACTCTGTCGCACTGGGGTAAACTGTGCTTTACAGAATCAGCCAGTAGATGTGTAGCTTCTGTTACTTGTTGCTGTTGGTAGATTTAATTCCACTGGAAAATCTTAGTCAAGCAAAATCCTTCGGCTTAAGTCATTGTGCCCTATACCGCATGcagatttctttttcttttttcccttcttctttttggcatttttcatttaatttattttttcttcattaattTGGCTTTTCTATCTTTGGTGACATTTGTTTGGATGATGCTTTTGCTAtgctattttctttgattctttttctttctgtgTAGATTTCAGATACAATATTTGTTGAAAAGAAGGAAACAACAAAGATTCTCTATAA
This window harbors:
- the LOC8270008 gene encoding DNA-directed RNA polymerase III subunit rpc-3, whose translation is MAETQHGIKYATHIITNHFGNLVAKVCQCLLRKGPLTVQKVVEFTELNQTQVKNSLLVLIQHNCVQAYRSGDDLKLTTHYIALFDNILHRVRFSKFLAIISQDFHKSCVDIVEGLLEHGRLTVKQIVDRANSSQKEGNSIGLDSVKENLCKLVNGRYIEHCPASEPVLAPPTEEEDRAKKRSAKSAKIVIESETLEQRVLAVAVPMDAKRFSVDLDTELKDDAENDQNKSSDKHVGDKRKLDASEPNIDGEVAEDQVVLWRANFEEFIRRLRHKACIENVRGRLDDGAAIVLSAMLDASRTEEKKVKTASSVPLSLNSIYEEVIKNENGRNMTIDHIESALGQLGSPPPFVKAVEDLYTIDFKHIIEAAQSDEVESIVLKRYGRDAYRIFRLLSKASRLLETDKISDTIFVEKKETTKILYKMWQDDYLLMEKLVAGTATFLLWKVNKHTLWKQVLDEMFHASLNLSIRVAYELEQQKEILNFAADKREGLMKEKYENLRKMRFLMESSQMKLDDAIMLFHDF